The proteins below are encoded in one region of Drosophila santomea strain STO CAGO 1482 chromosome 2R, Prin_Dsan_1.1, whole genome shotgun sequence:
- the LOC120446556 gene encoding tetratricopeptide repeat protein 19 homolog, mitochondrial isoform X1 yields MLVKNICKFTQVMSRFRLAGNSRDYCHFAPLKRSRYHQRSEFGSRPLCANAADYQVPWAPPPVSGSSGGMFWAFSAAFTLNLFGGGNEKEETPENKLIKTIKRSILCIQREQYDKAEQMLHLALRMAQDIQSKDGITYVFDLMANLAMEREQFKKAEKIFTDVMKRLFADGHTEESPKILHISSKIAHMSQLQGDLEKSFQGFTWTLQQLAKLLEKMPDDKDILELYGLTKNWFGQLLMKQGKYLEAKNLFKEAFDTLINVYGAVNDASVTILNNISVAYVNLEKYTEARETLLQAMELTKELKDATQEGILQANLGLVYLREGLMSQAENACRLAWKLGKQHQNPDAIEQAEYCLNEIKTTLNGEKRQ; encoded by the exons ATGTTagtgaaaaatatttgcaagTTTACCCAAGTTATGAGCAGGTTCCGCCTTGCCGGGAATAGTAGGGATTACTGTCATTTTGCGCCACTGAAGAGAAGTCGTTATCACCAACGGTCAGAATTCGGATCTCGACCGCTGTGCGCCAATGCTGCGGACTACCAGGTGCCCTGGGCACCTCCACCCGTTTCAGGTTCTTCCGGTGGAATGTTTTGGGCTTTTTCCGCTGCCTTCACTCTAAATCTCTTTGGAGGCGGGAACGAAAAGGAGGAAACTCCGGAAAACAAACTGATCAAGACCATCAAGCGATCAATCCTCTGCATTCAGAGGGAACAATACGACAAGGCCGAGCAAATGCTCCACCTGGCTCTGCGAATGGCCCAGGATATTCAGAGCAAGGACGGCATCACATATGTGTTTGATCTGATGGCCAATTTGGCCATGGAACGGGAGCAGTTTAAGAAGGCGGAGAAGATATTCACGGACGTTATGAAACGCCTATTTGCCGACGGACACACCGAAGAGAGTCCCAAG aTACTTCACATCAGCTCCAAGATAGCACACATGTCTCAGCTGCAAGGTGATCTGGAAAAGAGCTTTCAAGGGTTCACTTGGACCTTGCAACAGTTGGCTAAACTACTGGAGAAAATGCCCGACGACAAGGACATACTGGAGCTGTATGGCTTGACAAAGAATTG GTTCGGCCAGCTGCTGATGAAGCAGGGAAAGTACCTGGAGGCTAAAAACCTCTTTAAGGAGGCCTTCGACACGCTCATAAATGTTTATGGCGCCGTCAACGACGCCTCGGTAACCATCCTGAATAACATCAGCGTGGCGTACGTAAAC CTAGAAAAGTACACCGAGGCAAGGGAGACCCTTTTGCAGGCCATGGAACTGACTAAAGAGCTAAAGGATGCCACGCAGGAAGGTATTCTGCAGGCAAATCTTGGTTTGGTGTATCTTCGCGAGGGTCTGATGTCGCAGGCGGAGAACGCTTGCAGACTGGCGTGGAAACTGGGCAAGCAGCACCAGAATCCCGATGCCATAGAGCAGGCCGAGTATTGCCTCAACGAGATAAAGACCACCCTGAATGGAGAGAAACGCCAGTGA
- the LOC120446556 gene encoding tetratricopeptide repeat protein 19 homolog, mitochondrial isoform X2 → MLVKNICKFTQVMSRFRLAGNSRDYCHFAPLKRSRYHQRSEFGSRPLCANAADYQVPWAPPPVSGSSGGMFWAFSAAFTLNLFGGGNEKEETPENKLIKTIKRSILCIQREQYDKAEQMLHLALRMAQDIQSKDGITYVFDLMANLAMEREQFKKAEKIFTDVMKRLFADGHTEESPKILHISSKIAHMSQLQGDLEKSFQGFTWTLQQLAKLLEKMPDDKDILELYGLTKNWY, encoded by the exons ATGTTagtgaaaaatatttgcaagTTTACCCAAGTTATGAGCAGGTTCCGCCTTGCCGGGAATAGTAGGGATTACTGTCATTTTGCGCCACTGAAGAGAAGTCGTTATCACCAACGGTCAGAATTCGGATCTCGACCGCTGTGCGCCAATGCTGCGGACTACCAGGTGCCCTGGGCACCTCCACCCGTTTCAGGTTCTTCCGGTGGAATGTTTTGGGCTTTTTCCGCTGCCTTCACTCTAAATCTCTTTGGAGGCGGGAACGAAAAGGAGGAAACTCCGGAAAACAAACTGATCAAGACCATCAAGCGATCAATCCTCTGCATTCAGAGGGAACAATACGACAAGGCCGAGCAAATGCTCCACCTGGCTCTGCGAATGGCCCAGGATATTCAGAGCAAGGACGGCATCACATATGTGTTTGATCTGATGGCCAATTTGGCCATGGAACGGGAGCAGTTTAAGAAGGCGGAGAAGATATTCACGGACGTTATGAAACGCCTATTTGCCGACGGACACACCGAAGAGAGTCCCAAG aTACTTCACATCAGCTCCAAGATAGCACACATGTCTCAGCTGCAAGGTGATCTGGAAAAGAGCTTTCAAGGGTTCACTTGGACCTTGCAACAGTTGGCTAAACTACTGGAGAAAATGCCCGACGACAAGGACATACTGGAGCTGTATGGCTTGACAAAGAATTGGTATTGA